From one Streptomyces sp. ICC1 genomic stretch:
- a CDS encoding branched-chain amino acid ABC transporter permease, translating into MHELPQQLVNGLLLGSMYGLVAIGYTMVYGIVQLINFAHGEIFMTGGFGALTVWLMLPGGTTMWIALPLMIIGAVIVATLIAVGAERFAYRPLRSAPRLAPLITAIGLSIALQQAVWAWYPGAESSLIFPEIPGGPFHLGSITIQTGDVFLLIAAPISMAILGFFVKKTRTGRGMQATAQDPDTAKLMGINTDRIITTAFALGAVFAAIGAVAYGLKYGEVQFKMGFLLGLKAFTAAVLGGIGNIYGAMVGGLVLGLAETLTTVYVADIPGFEQLGGQSWGNTWAFVLLILVLLFRPQGLLGQRVADRV; encoded by the coding sequence GCCTGCTACTGGGATCCATGTACGGGCTCGTCGCCATTGGCTACACCATGGTCTACGGCATCGTCCAGCTCATCAACTTCGCGCATGGCGAAATCTTCATGACCGGCGGCTTCGGAGCCCTCACCGTCTGGCTGATGCTCCCCGGGGGCACCACCATGTGGATAGCCCTCCCGCTCATGATCATAGGCGCCGTCATCGTCGCCACACTGATCGCCGTCGGCGCCGAACGCTTCGCCTACCGACCCCTGCGCAGCGCTCCCAGGCTCGCCCCGCTCATCACCGCCATCGGCCTCTCCATCGCCCTCCAGCAGGCGGTATGGGCCTGGTACCCGGGAGCCGAATCCTCCCTGATCTTCCCCGAGATCCCCGGCGGACCCTTCCACCTCGGCAGCATCACCATCCAGACCGGTGACGTCTTCCTCCTGATCGCCGCCCCCATCTCCATGGCCATCCTCGGCTTCTTCGTCAAGAAGACCCGCACCGGCCGCGGCATGCAGGCGACCGCCCAGGACCCCGACACCGCCAAGCTCATGGGCATCAACACCGACCGCATCATCACCACCGCGTTCGCCCTCGGAGCCGTCTTCGCCGCCATCGGCGCAGTCGCCTACGGCCTCAAGTACGGCGAAGTCCAGTTCAAGATGGGCTTCCTCCTCGGCCTCAAGGCATTCACCGCAGCCGTCCTCGGCGGCATCGGCAACATCTACGGCGCCATGGTCGGCGGCCTCGTCCTCGGCCTCGCCGAAACCCTGACCACCGTCTACGTCGCCGACATCCCCGGCTTCGAACAGCTCGGCGGCCAGTCCTGGGGCAACACCTGGGCGTTCGTACTTCTCATCCTCGTGCTCCTCTTCCGGCCACAAGGCCTGCTGGGCCAGCGCGTGGCGGACAGGGTGTGA